ACATCGGACCGTAGGCCGACTGGCTGGATGTGTCCACGAAGGACCGCAGTGCCAGGGTGATGGTGAACTTCTCCGGCTCGAACAGGTAGATCAGCTGCAGGAAGAAGTCGTTCCACGTCCAGATGAAGGTGAAGATGGCCGTGGTGATCAGCGCGGGCCTGCTCAGCGGCAGGATGATCCGGAAGAACGTGCGGAAGGGGCCGCACCCGTCGAGCGTGGCGGCCTCGTCGAGCTCCTTGGGGATCCCGCGCATGAACTGGACGGTCAGGAAGACGAAGAACGCGTCGGTGGCGAGGAACTTCGGCAGGACCAGTGGCCAGAAGGTGTTCACCAGCCCGAGCTGGTTGAACACGATGTACTGGGGGATCAGTATCGCGTGCTGCGGGAGCATGATCGTGGCCAGCATCAGCGCGAACAGCGGTCCCCGCAGCGTGAAGCGCAGGCGGGCGAACGCGTAGGCGGCCAGGGAGCAGCTGAGCACGTTGCCCAGCACGGAACCGACGGAGATGATCAGCGAGTTGCCGATCAGCCTGAGGACGCTGACCCCGCCGACGCCCTCCAGGGCCGTGGCGTAGTTGCCCAGCTCGAGCCTGCTCGGCAGCAGGCGCAGGCTCGAGATCACCTCGTCGGCGGGTTTGAACGAGGTCGCGATCAGCCAGGCCAGCGGGTAGAGCATGACCAGCAGGACGGCCAGGCAGCCGACGTGCAGTCCGATGCGGCCCCAGTCGGGTCCGCGACCGGTGATAGATCCTCTGACGGCTACCATCGTCACCCCTTATCGTTGTAGAAGACCCAGGAGCGTGAACTGCGGAAGAGCAGCGCGGTCACGATGCCGATGACC
The sequence above is a segment of the Actinopolyspora saharensis genome. Coding sequences within it:
- a CDS encoding carbohydrate ABC transporter permease, yielding MVAVRGSITGRGPDWGRIGLHVGCLAVLLVMLYPLAWLIATSFKPADEVISSLRLLPSRLELGNYATALEGVGGVSVLRLIGNSLIISVGSVLGNVLSCSLAAYAFARLRFTLRGPLFALMLATIMLPQHAILIPQYIVFNQLGLVNTFWPLVLPKFLATDAFFVFLTVQFMRGIPKELDEAATLDGCGPFRTFFRIILPLSRPALITTAIFTFIWTWNDFFLQLIYLFEPEKFTITLALRSFVDTSSQSAYGPMFAMSVIALLPIVLFFMAFQRFLVQGMASSGVKG